GCTTCAGCGTTATTGCGGCGCATCTGGCCAGCGCATCAACAAGGACAGGTCCTCTATATATTTCAGCAAAGGTTGCACGGATTCTGTGAAGTAGGGGGTTAAACAAATTTTGGAGGTTCAGAATGAGCAACTGTCTGACATATACCTTGGTCTTCCAGCTGATGTGGGGAGAGCAAAGGAAGGATCCTTCAAATACCTGAAAGATCGAATATGGAAGCATGTGCAAGGTTGGATGGAGAAGGCTCTATCCGCTGGTGGAAAGGAAGTGCTCATTAAATCAGTTGCTCAAGCTATTCCTACATATTCCATGGCCTGTTTCAAACTGCCACGTGGTCTTTGCCAGCATATAAACGGATTGTTGAGGGAGTTTTGGTGGGGATCAAAGAAGGGGGAAAGGAAGACTGCCTCGGTCTCTTGGGAGGTTATGTCACAGCCAAAATGCATGGGAGGAATGGCTTTTGCGATATTGAGCTCTTCAATTTGGCACTTCTTGCCCGGCAAGCCTGGCGACTCCTGACCCAGCCTGACTCTCTCAGCGCTCGAATTCTTAGAGCAGTATATTACCTGTCCTCTTCAATTCTCGAAGCAGAAGTGGGCAAGAACCCATCACAAGTATGGCGTTCAATTGTTGAGGGGCGGGATGCACTCAAGCTCGGTCTTGTGAAGCGCATCGGATCGGGAGAAGATACTAATATTTGGCATGACAATTGGATCCCTCGCGACTACAAGCTTCGGCCGGTCTGCCCAAAATCCTCGAACCCTCCGCAACAGGTCTCTGAACTTATCAACTCTGTCACGTTCACCTGGGACCGGGCACTGCTTCAGGAGCATATGTACCCGATGGACATGGAGGCAATCTTAAACACCCCTCTTAGCAGCAGGATACAGGCGGACTTCTGGTCATGGCATTATGAACGGAAAGGGATTTTCACAGTGAGGTCAGCATACAGATTACTAGCCTCCACAAAGCAGCAGTGCACCGACTGGCTTGAACACAACGACGGCCATTCCAACGTCCAAGCTGATAGCCGGTCATGGGCCAAGCTATGGGGAGCAGCGGTTCCCTCCAAGGTGCGGGTCTTTGCTTGGCGATTAGCCAAAACCTCCATACCCACAGGGGCCGTCCGAAAGCACAGAAGTATGGCCGATTCCGCGGAATGCTCTATTTGTCATGCGGCGGTGGACTCATGGCGCCATGCTTTATTTGACTGCCATATGGCGCGCTGTGTTTGGGCGCTCGCCGATGAGGATATCACTGAAACGATCATCTCCAACTGAACTGAAGGTGCTAAGCTTTGGATGTTTTGGCTGGTAGATACCCTACCCACGGCGGCCCTTGCGCGTGTGCTCGTAACGATGTGGGCAGTCTGATGGGCTAGGCGTCGAGCTATCCATGACAACCAGTTTCAAAGCCCCCTCAGTGCCCATGTTTTTGTTCAAAAGTTCATGGCGGAGCTCGACCAAATTCCAGAGAAGGGGGCACGTACCAAAGAACTGCATGCGTTGTCCAAGGACCTGCATGTAACATCCAGGGGCATGCATGCAACTCCCAGGGACCTGCATGTAAGGTCCCGAGTACCTGCGAGACAGCACAACCGGCATGGCTGCCACCGGCAGTCCATGACGTCAAGATAAACGCGGGCGGAGGCTTCTCCAAGATTGGGGATAAGGGCGCATCAGCCGTGGTGTGCCGAGACAAGCATGGTAAATATCTTGGCGCTTCTGCCGTCATTTTTTATGGTCTTTTGGATCCAGCAATTCTTGAGGCACAGGCATGCAGCGAGGCGCTAGCACTCGCTTTGGATTTACACGTTCGATCCGTATGTGTGGCGTCAGACTGTCAAGAAGTTGTGACTAGGATTGCAGATGACTCCCCGTGCAGGTTCTTTCCAATTCTACAAGATATCAAGCATCAAAGGAGGTCTTTTAGTGATGTTGAATTTATTTACGAGAGTAGGAGACATAATGGAGAGACCCATGCCTTAGCCAAGGCTGCTGCATCTCTCCCTCCCGGGCGCCATGTGTGGCTTGCTATTTTGCCCGAAATTATCTGTATTCCGCTGATTTTGAACGTTTAATAAAGAGTACAGATTAGCTCAAAAAAAAGTCAGGCACAGCATTgattaaaccaaattatgaacCCTGTCGATGAATCATCATAAGCAAAAGCACAACAATATGGAATATGACCTTGAAATAAGTTCAGGTCgaattttgtttggttttgcttatAATGGACCACCTGACGTGTCCTTGTTTGGCCGAATGGATGGTAGTGAAAAGATCACGCCAAAATGTACAAAAAAAGATTGCAATCTCTGCAGCAAATGTCTGACGCGCAAGAGCCATCTGAAAGCAGCAAGCACGGCCAGCAAAACTCCAGCCCAGAAATCAGTCCCAGGTCGAGATCACTCACCAAATATAAACATCCAATCAAAGAAAATACTATGGGCAATCAACATGAACTCGGAAATTAAGATGAATTGCATCACCTCCGTTGCAATTTTCGAGCGGGTAATCAACAGCGTGAGACTAATAGAACAGAA
This sequence is a window from Aegilops tauschii subsp. strangulata cultivar AL8/78 chromosome 7, Aet v6.0, whole genome shotgun sequence. Protein-coding genes within it:
- the LOC141026880 gene encoding uncharacterized protein, with amino-acid sequence MASLATSFYGNLYASENTAGIEEVLSHIPPRVDAAMNDMLNAQYTNSEVKAALFQMFPTKAPGPDGFPAHFFQRHWELCGDEVTDMVLRVLKGEDSPEEINKTFIVLIPKIASPKNLGQFRPISLCNVIFKIASKVLANRLKLILPDIISEEQSAFVPGRLIMDNFISAYECLHYMKARKLKSNSAKQEEFSPSRGLRQGDPISPYLFLLAAEGLSCLLKAADPNESVRGIKVAESAPEVNHLLFADDSLLFFDATPEMATKVDLLLQRYCGASGQRINKDRSSIYFSKADVGRAKEGSFKYLKDRIWKHVQAYKRIVEGVLVGIKEGGKEDCLGLLGGYVTAKMHGRNGFCDIELFNLALLARQAWRLLTQPDSLSARILRAVYYLSSSILEAEVGKNPSQVWRSIVEGRDALKLGLVKRIGSGEDTNIWHDNWIPRDYKLRPVCPKSSNPPQQVSELINSVTFTWDRALLQEHMYPMDMEAILNTPLSSRIQADFWSWHYERKGIFTVRSAYRLLASTKQQCTDWLEHNDGHSNVQADSRSWAKLWGAAVPSKVRVFAWRLAKTSIPTGAVRKHRSMADSAECSICHAAVDSWRHALFDCHMARCVWALADEDITETIISN